gcggcatcgcccgggcggcctgaagggccgccgtaccgcgaagactgacgtcgttggtcgtcgactatcgcctcgacgacccgtcagtcgggcgtcctcggggtggcgccgcgtgtctggttgtagtgttgaccgcgggaacccccctactctgaacgggttctgaccccggacggagatcggacgtcgggtgtaagagtgcaggggagtcgtttagtgggtgggccctaaaatccttgggccgcgatctgctctcaacacctgcagatcgttgagtctcacataccccgcgcgccccctaggcgcggggacctcgtaggaggttcggcccccggcccgaaaaaaaaaaaaaaaaaaaaggtgtaactgtcaataattagtaacactcacagatctcataatcaaataacaatatcagaaaaaaaggagaatagttagttagttagtggaagtagccaaaatgggcaagtggacctcagttcctattacataaggtactacgaagtttgtgataataaaaatttatcacagtgtaatatcacttacttactttaacagtgaaggaaaacattgtgatgaaacctgcacacctaaatgttcttaggattttcttaagtgtgtaatccaccaaccagcactaggccagcgtggtggactaaggtctaaaaaccctctcaatggtagtggaggccagtgtccagcaaggggatatattatatgggctgatgattatgactaggaagttacatactactactactactactactactactactactactacagtacacatataatcctatatattttttaggaatataatttcggctgtgtaaaaaagttattataatgtatacctacattatctcttgaaagataaataatgaacatattatttacttatttgtttatattacctatgtgaactccctatcttttttataccttcataacgataggtaggaggatggaaaaaatgtatttggtctaactttacgccaATGTACATTAtgtcatttattaattttataatttttttaattaaactgtataccaattaattgctccttcaagatttatatttgtttttttttcacgattaaaaccgcgtagaaagtttaggcattatagttgacgcatgcgcagtacacatattttgcatatatttattcaactaatacaaatagtaaattaaacaaaaaactagtaatttcgaaagagaacaaacgtgttttatataagaacaatcgaaaatgaatatttacgagtcattaaggacgaaaaaatattaaaaattgcaatcgaggggctaacttgtactgttaataaaattttttaaataaataaatgcagaacaaacaattattaacagtgaacaatcaagcacaaatgatgaacaaacgaattaatagaaaacaggaaagaaaaatttttttgaggggctaacttcagtcACCTATTTTGCATGTGTAGGTTCgttgtaggtacctacttataATTCTATGGTAGGTAggttctcaaatatattaagtgtataatctatgtagtAGGTACGGTACTATGTACGGTatagagactttttggcgggaacgcgaggagtgaagttgtgtgatttgttttattttgtctatttagtgtttcttcagttttaaatgtgtaataacggtggtttattaactgtttaatatctgtgaaagtgcttacatgtgggaaaatgaaacaaagccgctggacgtgacttctcgggatcctcaaaAAAGTCCAATGATAAAGTCTCAGtagatgaccaccattttactgagattatatttcatcccatatcatctcatctcatttcatttgatttcatcccgGTTGAtttatgtctcaaattaatcatcttcatttcatttcatcatttttcataaaattatgaaaataaattaaattaagacatgacttaaaggtcttagttacctggTCATAAAAcccttaattatttattagattctGATTGTTGTGTAAATTTTCGTATTATTGTCACAAACACACATAGAAAATAGAGTACCTACATACATTTACGAATTTACAATTTTGAAAATCTAAAATGAGTGATGAGAAACTTATAGATGAGACGCAGAGCCAATCAGTGGCTGGAATGGAAGCATTGAGAATAGAAGTTGATAACAAAGAAAATAGTGATCCATCAAAATCAGATAAATTAAAAGGTATCAAGTTGTGTGATCTTTTAAGACTCAAGTTTCTAGTTCTTGGAATAATTCGTGTGAGAGCggttattaaaatgaaaacaagtccaagaaatgtaaataatataacatattaaaaagaagatatatttaaataaaaaattgacattttcaAAAAACAAATCTAGGATTTTATGTCCCACCTAACTAAAGAGAATATGGGTATctattttaattagttaatatCCTAGTATTAatagttaaaattatttaaaaatataatgaaattgaaGCATGATTTTGTCCAAAAACTTTGTGccctatataataattatatactatatataataaagtataatttatttcataaatggTGTACAGAAATTCAGGCTacagattttaaaaaaatgggTAATCATAACGTGATGTAAATAACTATGAAAACACATAGGCAGTGTTTGAGGGATTAACTAGAATTAACATGAATGCATTATcagtaattgtaataaaaatggcCATGAGTACTTATGAGTTAACAATGTGGATGGGCAGATCCAGTCTTTCACTAGAGCTTCATGCATCTATGGTATTGACTATTCGAGCTTTATATCAGAATTCATGATACATTTGCAACAGAAATAAGCTGGGTCATCGACCtggtctggttgtagtgttacCATGGTAACCCTCCtggcctcggaggggatcggacgttgggtgtaagagtgcagaggagtcgtttagtgggtgggccctaaaattccttgggcccgcggtctgcttccaacaccttgcagatcgttgagtcccacataaCCCGCGTGCCCCCTATACGCGGGGTCCTCATAGGAGGTTCGgtccccggcccgaaaaaaagaaGGGTCATGGACCTAGAATTTATTTGGACTCAACTTATTTTGTCAGTGGTCAAGGCTGTCGTTTTACAAATTTATGGTGCGACCTATAAGTTAAATTCCATTACACCAAATGCACAGTAAAAATAATGAATCTGTTTCAATATTTTTCAGTCGACATTCTACTGAAAGCGACAGGGAATGCTCctataatgaagaaaaaaaaatgggctGTTGATGCTGAAAAGCCTATTGGATGGATTATGGAGTTTGTAAAGAAATATCTCAAACTTGAAGCAGATGAGAAATTAGTGAGAGAGGATTACTTATTaaactatattataatttaagacACTTTAATCTGTTGCATTTCTATCAGATTTAGATGACTGCAACATGACAACATGCATAATTCCTGAACTCTTGTGCTCTTGTCATGTGACAGCATTTATAACAAGAGTGATCAATCAGATGATTGTCCAGTTTTATTGTGACATACAAGCATAATTACCAATaccaaattataaaattttcagttCCTGTATGTGAATCAGACTTTTGCGCCATCACCAGATCAGATTGTCAGGAATCTTTATGAGTGCTTCGGTACAGATGGGAAACTGGTCCTGCATTACTGCAAAAGCCAAGCTTGGGGCTGAAGACTGATGTTAATTATAAGGCTGCAACAAATATATTGAAGAAACACTctatatttagttttgtcaatctgtttgtttttatagtttattttcaaTCATATGATTTGGAACAtattaccaaaaaaataatcatgCAACCTATATTCAAATAGTCATTGTTGCATTATAACTTAGTGTACCCTTGTACGTGTAGTGTTCTTTAATAATATAGACATTACCAaggctaccaccaccctgcctatttcttacgtgaagcagtgatgcgttttggtttgaaggcagccgttgtaactatactgagaccttagaacttatatctcaaggtgagtggcgcatttgcgttgtaaatgtctgtaggctccagtaaccacttaacaccaagtgggctgtgagctcgtccacctaatcacctaaccatctaagcaataaaaataaaaaataaacattttaatgatGCTTTCAGAAACGATTTCGAATTTACAGTTTTACAGTTAAGTTATAGTAAGTTTTCTCCATCTCAAATATCTGTCTAATATAACATAACTTCCATCTTAAGACAACGCAGTCtagtaaaggacaatgcccaaaagtgggccaactttatgtcaaaactatttgtacttgaaaaactatgccttattttttcacgttgtttagtttatgtatcaacatttctttcaacctggcattgttttccaaaaaaattaattacttatttgataacatcccaaaactgagtgccatagtttttaaattcgccaataggcaaagggcttagcccatacagccttatagcaaacctatatgctatcaaacgaaagagttgtttgtgacatgaacaacaaattaaaacaaaatagctaatgcttataattcacaggcttcttagtttatttttgttcaattcaatatttttatattgtaataataattattacttaaaaccatgaattatttaatatttttagatattaatgattccactagtaaaaatatcaatggcctaccattactctattcttaataaatatgatcagagagttttggcagcaacccgggTGAAGCGTCGcgtcacttgaatttttattttaatgtttttttaatagtttattgtgtaatttgtattatttgtatctgtaatattgtgtataaaaggtctgcgtaaactcatgctcagtcaatgtggtattcgtcgagttgacgtcaaaactcccaaaaagcaataaaaagagatacaccggctttttattgacataaaaaatatataacttcgacagactaggctgtataggctatgctctttgcctgcttattggtgaatttaaaaacaacaacaacaatatcgttgccggcttccggattttcatttcattttattattattatgaggatataataataataaaatgtacgtaagggcttatttctagcaacattaagcacaattaacttatttaatactgtaaataattatgagagcgattattgatttcgaagaaaacaattaacaacttaattttagctgcagaaaaaaacagatttcttttaaacctgggtgagaatataaaaatcgttttctgaatatgaaacgatatttctttgtctatcaaattaagttaaaactatCATGACAGggcaactttttttaggggcccaaacgcccatagaaaatgggcattgtcctttaccGAAACTTCAAGATTCCTAACATCAGTCAATGTTAGATTGAAcgctattttaatatttaaataatattcaaacaaaGAAATGGGCTAAACGTAATACAGTgaattttttcatttcaaatattttaaattataatagttacgaaataaataatgataaataacgtaagattaataattatattacatcgTATAAGCGCAATAtcgtacataattattatttaaacaatgctatcttttatttgttgtgtgttgtaaatgttttaatgaaatacaataaataatatcaaaatatcgttttatttatttaagaaagaatttaaagtaaatatttaaaaaagtcagTCTTCATTTCTTGTCACCGTTCACGTATTGCTTGCTTGTGGTCCTCGTGGGCAGGTCGTCTAGAACAAGACAAAGCATTCTAAAACTAAACGAATGTTTTTCTCAAAGGTTCCAGTACAGCCGCAGCGAACGGAGACAACATGcacctttttactggtggtaggacctcttgtgagtccgcgcgggtaggtaccaccatccctgcctatttctgccgtgatgcagtaatgcgtttcggtttgaagagtggggcagccgttgtaactatactgagatcttagaacttatatctcgaggtgggtggcggcatttacgttgcagatctatgggcttcattaaccacttaacaccaggtgggctgtgagctcgtccacgcatatacaataaaaaaattaaaaaagtttccgCTACTACCAGTAACCCCGTTCAATTATGGAACATCTCTCCCTTCGAACTGGATCTCGTGTGGTCAGCTGATTAACATTAGTACCTGGAGGCTTGCAGCACTTAACCCCGCTGTTTTTCGGGGGAGTTTTGTTGCTGGATCGTGCCGTAGCCTCGCAGGGA
The Bombyx mori chromosome 17, ASM3026992v2 DNA segment above includes these coding regions:
- the LOC100216353 gene encoding autophagy related protein Atg12-like protein; amino-acid sequence: MSDEKLIDETQSQSVAGMEALRIEVDNKENSDPSKSDKLKVDILLKATGNAPIMKKKKWAVDAEKPIGWIMEFVKKYLKLEADEKLFLYVNQTFAPSPDQIVRNLYECFGTDGKLVLHYCKSQAWG